A genome region from Hymenobacter tibetensis includes the following:
- a CDS encoding lysophospholipid acyltransferase family protein — MLFYTVMKPLVQVALRVFFRRLEIRHRDRLQTPGPLLMVSNHPNTLMDPLVVAANRRESIAFLAKSTFFKNPISRAILTSGNSIPIYRRQDVETDGAPVTNEQMAAQNEATFGKCYDYLGKGGTVMIFPEGTSVSERRLRPLKTGAARIALGAEARHDFKLGLRLLPVGINYFDPQHFRSDVLINVAPPIRVADYAEAYYRDPLAAADQLTEDFRRHLEQRLVITRDAAEDELVQQLERTFTGHLIEDDPRTLYDNFQLSRTLLQAVAYFDQHDPGRLTEARAHLSAYLAELQRLGLTDDALESERVGRTRGERALRAVVKLALGLPVYLYGAVNNYLPYKLPSVVAKRATKEVEFVAPIMMVVGMLTFSIGYVLQIALVHHFTEDWRWTTLYALSLPLTGFYALSYWNQLASRVRRVRALRLFRQQRPLMENLLRQRATVLRLLAEAREKYLARQE; from the coding sequence ATGCTCTTCTATACTGTCATGAAGCCGTTGGTGCAGGTGGCGCTGCGCGTATTCTTTCGCCGCCTGGAAATCCGGCACCGCGACCGGCTGCAAACCCCAGGGCCGTTGCTCATGGTCAGCAACCACCCCAACACCCTGATGGACCCGCTAGTAGTGGCCGCCAACCGGCGCGAATCCATTGCGTTTCTGGCAAAGAGCACGTTTTTCAAGAACCCGATTTCGCGCGCTATTCTCACTTCCGGCAATTCCATTCCCATCTACCGCCGCCAGGATGTGGAAACCGATGGAGCTCCCGTCACGAACGAGCAGATGGCCGCCCAGAACGAGGCCACGTTTGGCAAGTGCTATGACTACCTAGGCAAGGGTGGCACGGTCATGATTTTTCCGGAAGGCACCAGCGTGAGTGAGCGGCGCCTGCGGCCCCTTAAAACCGGGGCGGCCCGCATTGCGCTGGGGGCCGAGGCCCGGCACGATTTCAAGCTGGGCTTGCGCTTGTTGCCGGTGGGTATCAACTACTTCGACCCGCAGCATTTCCGCTCCGACGTGCTCATCAACGTAGCGCCGCCCATCCGGGTGGCCGACTACGCCGAGGCATACTACCGGGACCCCCTAGCCGCCGCCGACCAGCTCACCGAAGACTTCCGCCGCCACTTAGAGCAGCGCCTCGTTATCACGCGCGACGCGGCCGAAGACGAGCTGGTGCAGCAATTGGAGCGCACTTTCACCGGTCATCTCATTGAAGATGACCCCCGTACCCTCTACGATAACTTCCAGCTTAGCCGCACCTTGCTGCAAGCCGTAGCTTATTTCGACCAGCACGACCCTGGCCGCCTGACCGAGGCACGGGCACACTTAAGCGCCTACTTAGCAGAACTTCAGCGCCTGGGCCTCACCGACGACGCCTTGGAGTCGGAGCGGGTGGGGCGTACGCGGGGGGAGCGGGCGTTGCGGGCCGTGGTGAAGCTGGCGCTGGGCTTGCCGGTGTATCTGTACGGCGCTGTGAACAACTACCTGCCGTACAAGCTGCCGTCGGTGGTAGCCAAGCGCGCGACCAAAGAGGTGGAGTTTGTGGCGCCCATCATGATGGTGGTGGGCATGCTGACTTTTAGCATCGGCTATGTCTTGCAGATTGCGCTGGTCCACCACTTCACTGAAGATTGGCGCTGGACCACCCTCTACGCCCTGAGTTTGCCCCTAACGGGTTTCTACGCTTTGTCGTATTGGAATCAGCTAGCGAGCCGGGTGCGCCGGGTACGGGCCCTGCGCTTGTTTCGCCAACAACGCCCCCTCATGGAAAACCTGCTTCGGCAACGGGCCACCGTGCTGCGGCTGCTGGCCGAGGCCCGAGAGAAATATTTAGCCCGTCAGGAATAG